From Methylomonas sp. EFPC3, a single genomic window includes:
- a CDS encoding phosphate/phosphite/phosphonate ABC transporter substrate-binding protein has product MSFLFTVSPDFAPDRLSGWYIFNTWLQKQTDTAIHLEMYNHYQQLHQAIEADKIDLIYANPFDAAMLVRTKGFVPLVKALGQADEAIIAVNADNPVQDVADLQVNSRVAFTDDPDVRLMGMIMLEPADLDAGNIVPVLADTPVLVAKHLLKGEADAGIILAEAYDNLSGVIRKQLRILVRSQISVIHHALLIGPRLQARRGEFCRALLAMAADEKGRGVLTALGFNGWQAIDDEEMEFMIDLMDTLNT; this is encoded by the coding sequence ATGTCATTTCTGTTTACCGTCAGTCCCGATTTCGCGCCCGACCGGCTGTCCGGTTGGTATATATTCAACACCTGGTTGCAAAAACAAACCGATACCGCGATCCATCTGGAAATGTACAACCATTACCAGCAACTGCATCAAGCGATCGAAGCGGATAAAATCGATTTGATTTACGCCAACCCGTTCGACGCGGCCATGCTGGTCAGGACTAAGGGCTTCGTGCCGCTGGTCAAGGCTCTGGGCCAGGCTGACGAGGCCATTATCGCCGTCAATGCCGACAATCCGGTGCAGGATGTCGCCGATCTGCAAGTCAATAGCCGGGTGGCGTTTACCGACGATCCCGACGTGCGGCTAATGGGCATGATCATGTTGGAGCCGGCCGACCTGGATGCCGGCAACATTGTCCCGGTTTTGGCCGATACGCCGGTTCTGGTGGCAAAGCATTTGCTGAAAGGCGAGGCCGATGCGGGTATTATTCTGGCCGAAGCCTACGATAATTTGTCGGGCGTGATTCGCAAGCAATTACGGATATTGGTGCGCAGCCAGATTAGCGTGATCCACCATGCCTTGTTGATCGGCCCGCGCTTGCAGGCAAGGCGCGGCGAATTCTGCCGGGCTTTGTTGGCGATGGCGGCGGACGAGAAGGGCAGGGGCGTCCTGACTGCATTGGGCTTCAATGGTTGGCAAGCGATCGACGACGAGGAAATGGAATTTATGATCGATTTGATGGATACCCTCAATACTTAA
- a CDS encoding histidine phosphatase family protein has translation MTIVTTVDVLRHGEARGGARYRGITDDPLTERGWRQMYRQCGELHWDVVASSPLRRCCSFAAAWCGQQQAELCVDPAWAEYDFGAWEGLSADQIERDWPGALDAFYRDPERSPPPNGENYRQFNRRVQTAWDALLTAHAGKKILVVSHAGVVRSLLSHCLQLAPTAAFRIEVPQAGLTRFTAFDSADGRYLQLNYHRPG, from the coding sequence ATGACCATAGTAACCACGGTAGATGTTTTGCGGCACGGCGAGGCCCGCGGCGGCGCCCGTTACCGCGGAATCACCGACGATCCGTTGACCGAGCGCGGTTGGCGGCAAATGTACCGGCAGTGCGGCGAACTGCACTGGGACGTGGTGGCGAGTTCGCCATTGCGCCGCTGTTGTTCGTTCGCCGCTGCGTGGTGCGGACAGCAGCAAGCCGAATTGTGTGTCGATCCGGCTTGGGCCGAGTACGATTTCGGCGCCTGGGAAGGTCTGAGCGCCGACCAAATCGAACGCGATTGGCCTGGCGCATTGGATGCGTTTTACCGCGATCCGGAGCGTTCGCCCCCGCCCAACGGCGAAAACTACCGGCAATTCAATCGCCGGGTGCAAACGGCCTGGGATGCGCTGTTGACCGCGCATGCCGGCAAGAAGATTCTGGTCGTCAGCCATGCCGGCGTGGTGCGCAGCCTGTTGAGCCATTGTCTGCAGCTGGCGCCGACGGCAGCCTTCCGCATAGAGGTTCCTCAGGCCGGACTGACCCGGTTTACAGCCTTCGATAGCGCAGACGGCCGTTACCTGCAGCTGAACTACCATCGGCCGGGTTGA
- a CDS encoding class I adenylate cyclase gives MGAPGEEISKKDLHAVTQRFKYFNQQRLLHVQSLLQPRQQDFLKLLPLLFHQNHPLLPGFVSLESPAGIPDYTPGKQTLDVAKQFSKGFVYKRKALRQYPIHALFLMGSVGSMAFSKESDIDIWLCHASGLAADELAELQQKAREVEKWAAALKIEAHFFLVDAEQFVRGENTPISQESSGETQHYLLLEEFYRTSIYVAGRTPVWWLVPPEQEADYAQYVQHLLENRFVAESEVLDFGNLNNMPTAEFVSATLWHIYKSLTSPHKSLLKLLLMESYASEFPHPHWLCQALKQAVYRGDFSVESLDPYLLMYSKVDAYLRQAGSKRRLDLIRECFYMKIMAGSGPIPDSRLRQLRESFLHQVAEQWHWPEALLENLASQRYWDIKRANSEHGVIRDQLQQCLRMIIKFTGLPIDQAQRENRDLGLIGRKLRAGLDQRPGKIEILTTRGAVHTTPDLLIAKEIAAEHAAPLWRLYSDRSAAQQGSAEGAIKQADSLLEILCWAVLNGLYKKALNLQVSALSLKLAGNDIYQLLNELHGFFQSRLPSGDSGLVAYAAPNRLSASLLLVNLGESLAIDANGQQLVMSERSDPLSYGESRQCFVQSIEKLSVSSWGEVTLQRYAGMDGLFNCLLDVVHNGGTQFGSDALRVLCYTPVRGRSIVLRIESLFNNLRKCFVAAGIGAQRYLIPAETGYCLFQFNNGRLGYFGLDNHTQLLQELAKPQPQFSAVLFDDYVLEQTYIPLLYRYNLADTVQLFYHATSKHVAVYILDEKGSLFVRQHHNANPEHILAHYSVFLGTLLAQAQLPDGLAIRFYEIQRNSAGVVSCQTVQVKLGASVFDLRVRIVSEDSGAVAVYANERRFLIDGPDSYKAVRSDILGYRNSHDDYPFHITEIDAPCRVLGAEHSAELQTVHFLNYKQKMEDKLNI, from the coding sequence TTGGGCGCACCAGGCGAAGAGATCAGTAAAAAAGATCTGCATGCGGTGACGCAGCGCTTCAAGTATTTCAACCAGCAACGATTGCTGCATGTGCAGAGTTTGCTGCAGCCGCGGCAGCAGGATTTTCTAAAATTGCTGCCGCTGCTATTCCACCAAAACCACCCGCTGTTGCCCGGCTTCGTCTCGCTGGAAAGCCCGGCCGGCATTCCCGACTATACGCCCGGCAAACAAACGTTGGACGTTGCCAAACAGTTTTCCAAAGGCTTTGTCTACAAACGCAAGGCGCTACGGCAATATCCGATTCACGCCTTGTTTTTGATGGGCAGCGTCGGCAGTATGGCCTTTTCCAAAGAAAGCGATATCGACATCTGGCTTTGCCATGCCTCGGGGTTGGCGGCCGACGAATTGGCCGAGCTTCAGCAAAAAGCCCGCGAAGTCGAGAAATGGGCGGCGGCGTTGAAAATCGAGGCGCATTTTTTTCTGGTCGACGCCGAACAATTCGTCCGCGGCGAAAACACGCCGATTTCGCAGGAAAGCAGCGGCGAGACCCAGCACTATCTGTTGCTGGAAGAGTTTTACCGCACCTCGATTTATGTCGCCGGCCGCACCCCGGTTTGGTGGCTGGTGCCGCCGGAACAGGAAGCCGATTACGCCCAATACGTGCAGCATTTGCTCGAGAACCGGTTCGTCGCAGAAAGCGAAGTCTTGGATTTCGGCAATCTGAACAACATGCCGACCGCCGAGTTCGTCAGCGCGACGCTCTGGCATATCTATAAATCCCTGACTTCGCCGCACAAATCTCTGTTGAAGCTGTTGTTGATGGAAAGCTATGCCAGCGAGTTCCCGCACCCGCACTGGCTGTGCCAAGCCTTGAAACAAGCCGTTTACCGGGGCGACTTCAGCGTGGAAAGCCTGGACCCGTATTTGTTGATGTACAGCAAGGTCGACGCCTACTTGCGTCAGGCCGGCTCCAAACGGCGTCTGGATCTGATCCGTGAGTGTTTTTACATGAAGATTATGGCCGGTTCCGGGCCGATCCCGGATAGCCGGCTAAGGCAATTGCGGGAAAGTTTTTTACACCAGGTTGCCGAGCAATGGCACTGGCCGGAAGCCTTGCTGGAGAATCTGGCCAGCCAACGCTATTGGGATATCAAACGTGCCAACAGCGAACACGGCGTAATCCGCGACCAGTTGCAACAGTGCTTGCGGATGATCATCAAATTTACCGGCTTGCCGATCGATCAAGCACAACGGGAAAACCGGGATTTAGGTTTGATCGGCCGCAAACTGCGGGCCGGATTGGACCAGCGCCCCGGCAAAATCGAGATTCTGACCACGCGCGGCGCGGTGCATACCACCCCGGATTTGTTGATCGCGAAGGAAATCGCCGCCGAACACGCCGCACCGCTTTGGCGTTTGTACAGCGATAGAAGCGCAGCGCAACAAGGATCGGCGGAAGGCGCCATCAAACAGGCCGATAGTTTGCTGGAGATTTTGTGCTGGGCGGTGCTGAACGGTTTGTATAAGAAAGCGCTGAATTTACAGGTATCTGCACTGAGTCTGAAACTCGCCGGCAACGATATCTACCAATTGCTCAACGAATTGCATGGATTTTTTCAGAGTCGGTTGCCGAGCGGCGACAGCGGTTTGGTGGCCTATGCGGCACCGAACCGTTTGTCGGCGTCGCTGTTGCTGGTCAACCTTGGCGAAAGCCTGGCGATCGACGCCAACGGCCAGCAGTTGGTGATGAGCGAACGCTCCGACCCGTTGAGCTATGGCGAGTCCCGCCAGTGTTTCGTGCAGTCGATCGAGAAACTGTCGGTGTCGAGCTGGGGCGAGGTCACCTTGCAGCGGTACGCCGGGATGGACGGTTTGTTTAACTGTTTGCTCGATGTCGTGCATAACGGCGGAACCCAGTTTGGCAGCGATGCCCTGCGGGTGTTGTGTTACACCCCGGTTCGCGGCCGCAGTATCGTGTTGCGCATCGAGTCGTTGTTCAACAACCTGCGAAAGTGTTTCGTAGCGGCCGGTATCGGCGCCCAACGCTACCTGATTCCGGCGGAAACCGGTTACTGCCTGTTTCAATTCAATAATGGCCGCTTGGGCTATTTCGGCTTGGACAACCATACCCAGTTGTTGCAGGAATTGGCCAAACCGCAGCCGCAGTTCTCCGCGGTGTTGTTCGACGACTACGTTTTGGAACAGACCTATATCCCGCTGCTGTATCGTTACAATCTGGCCGATACGGTACAGCTGTTTTACCATGCCACCAGCAAGCACGTCGCCGTCTACATTCTCGACGAAAAGGGCTCGTTGTTCGTCCGCCAGCATCACAACGCCAATCCGGAACACATATTGGCTCATTACTCGGTATTCCTCGGTACCTTGCTGGCGCAAGCCCAGTTGCCGGACGGGCTCGCGATCCGGTTTTACGAGATTCAACGAAATTCGGCCGGGGTTGTGTCCTGCCAAACGGTGCAAGTCAAGTTGGGCGCCAGCGTATTCGATTTGAGAGTCAGGATCGTCAGTGAAGACAGTGGTGCGGTGGCGGTTTATGCCAACGAACGTCGCTTCCTGATCGACGGCCCCGACAGTTACAAGGCCGTGCGCAGTGACATTCTGGGCTATCGCAATAGTCATGACGACTATCCGTTTCATATCACCGAAATTGACGCGCCTTGCCGGGTATTGGGCGCCGAACATAGCGCGGAGTTGCAGACCGTGCACTTCCTGAACTACAAGCAAAAAATGGAAGACAAATTAAACATTTGA
- a CDS encoding TonB-dependent receptor: protein MKKPLVGLLLLAVHQAGHCAAENQDALELNVEDLLSVEVTSVSKKAQALNDSAAAVFVITHEDIKRSGVTSIPEALRMAPGMDVSRIDSNKWAVSARGFNGRFANKLLVLIDGRNTYTRSFSGVYWENQDVMLEDVERIEVIRGPGATLWGANAVNGVINIITKHSSKTQGGLLVAGGGTEERGFGGFRYGGRLNEDTTARAYVKGFQRDAYSRANGDPAGDAWDKAQGGFRLDSRLSMQDELTVQGDAYHSSINQSLSIPQLAAPYQSAFGEQVDAYGGNLLSRWQHTISTRSDYSLQLYYDYYRRNEAWFSEGRDTLDLDFQHRFGLFDSHELIWGFGYQYTHDHTETGRLLRLSPASRNDQLFSAFVQDEIELVDQALWLTLGSKFEHNDYSGFEGQPTARLMWAPHPQHRFWGAVSRAVRTPSRAEQNMSLLQAVRPPEGFFPATAIYLNGDRSYRAEDVIAYELGYRTTFIKSLSVDFTAFYNDYDNLRNVTQGAGTFDPSSGVVVVPLTLNNNFQAKTYGFEVAAVWQMLDWWRWDANYGLLKSDFAPTTNTAVAAASPQHRISLRSALSVRKDIDFDLWFRYVDTNASVGVYGVQQINDYVTMDVRLAWRPAASLELSLVGQNLLSESHLEFRQENQTLPTFIDRGMYGKVAWSF, encoded by the coding sequence ATGAAAAAACCACTAGTCGGACTACTGCTGCTTGCAGTACACCAAGCCGGTCATTGCGCTGCGGAAAACCAGGATGCGCTGGAATTGAATGTCGAGGATTTGCTCAGCGTCGAAGTGACTTCGGTATCCAAAAAGGCGCAGGCCTTGAACGACTCGGCAGCCGCGGTGTTCGTCATCACCCACGAAGACATCAAACGCTCGGGCGTGACCAGCATTCCGGAGGCTCTGCGTATGGCACCGGGGATGGACGTTTCCCGCATCGATTCCAATAAATGGGCGGTCAGCGCCCGCGGTTTCAACGGTCGTTTTGCCAACAAATTGCTGGTTTTGATCGACGGCCGCAACACCTATACCCGATCGTTTTCCGGCGTGTACTGGGAAAACCAGGACGTGATGTTGGAAGACGTGGAGCGGATCGAAGTTATCCGCGGACCGGGAGCCACGCTTTGGGGCGCAAACGCGGTAAACGGCGTCATCAACATCATCACCAAGCATTCCAGCAAAACCCAGGGCGGCCTGCTGGTGGCCGGCGGCGGTACTGAGGAGCGCGGGTTCGGCGGCTTCCGTTACGGCGGTCGTTTGAACGAAGACACCACCGCCCGAGCATACGTCAAAGGTTTCCAGCGCGACGCCTACAGCCGCGCCAATGGCGACCCGGCCGGCGACGCCTGGGATAAAGCGCAGGGCGGGTTCAGACTGGATTCGCGGCTGTCCATGCAAGACGAATTGACCGTGCAGGGCGATGCTTACCATAGTTCCATCAACCAGAGTTTATCGATTCCGCAACTCGCCGCGCCTTACCAAAGCGCATTCGGCGAACAGGTCGACGCCTACGGTGGTAATTTGTTGAGCCGCTGGCAACATACCATTTCGACCCGTTCGGATTATTCGTTGCAACTCTATTACGACTACTATCGGCGTAACGAGGCCTGGTTCAGCGAAGGGCGCGATACTTTGGATTTGGATTTCCAGCACCGTTTCGGTTTGTTCGACAGCCATGAGTTGATTTGGGGCTTTGGTTACCAATATACCCACGACCACACCGAAACCGGCCGTTTGCTGCGTTTGAGTCCGGCGAGCCGCAACGACCAATTGTTCAGCGCATTCGTCCAGGACGAAATCGAGTTGGTCGATCAGGCCTTGTGGCTGACTTTGGGCTCCAAGTTCGAACATAACGATTACAGCGGTTTCGAAGGTCAGCCAACCGCGCGCTTGATGTGGGCGCCGCATCCGCAGCATCGGTTTTGGGGAGCGGTGTCGCGCGCGGTCAGAACGCCGTCCCGTGCCGAGCAGAACATGTCGCTACTCCAAGCTGTCCGGCCGCCGGAGGGCTTTTTTCCGGCGACCGCGATCTATCTGAACGGTGACCGCAGCTATCGGGCCGAAGACGTGATCGCGTATGAACTGGGCTACCGGACCACATTCATCAAATCGCTGTCCGTCGATTTCACGGCGTTTTATAACGATTACGATAATTTGCGTAACGTCACCCAAGGTGCGGGAACCTTCGACCCGTCGTCCGGCGTGGTGGTGGTACCGTTGACGCTGAACAATAATTTTCAAGCCAAGACCTACGGCTTCGAGGTCGCGGCAGTCTGGCAGATGCTGGATTGGTGGCGTTGGGATGCAAACTACGGTTTGTTAAAGTCCGATTTCGCCCCAACCACAAATACTGCGGTCGCCGCAGCCAGTCCGCAACATCGCATCAGTCTGCGCAGCGCATTGAGCGTGCGCAAAGACATCGATTTCGATTTATGGTTTCGCTACGTCGATACCAATGCGTCCGTTGGCGTCTACGGCGTGCAGCAGATCAACGATTACGTGACGATGGATGTGCGTTTGGCCTGGCGGCCGGCCGCCAGTCTGGAGCTGTCTTTGGTCGGGCAGAATTTGCTCAGCGAGAGCCATTTGGAATTCAGACAGGAAAACCAGACCTTGCCGACCTTTATCGACCGCGGCATGTACGGCAAAGTGGCCTGGAGTTTTTAA
- a CDS encoding YfiR family protein, with the protein MVNVFRAGTLAAFAAAASVCAAAPAALEQYTVLAALTLNFARFTQWPEGAKTDANVLNVCLVGDNVLLQSFDSIDGKNVGDRAIKIVNSERLRNLNQCQILFIGELPNNVLLQVFLDTKNHPVLTMGEDEGFVENGGMVAMVNVDGKIQLHVNLAAVKASGLNISSNLLRLAKIVGDR; encoded by the coding sequence GTGGTAAACGTTTTTAGAGCTGGTACTTTGGCGGCATTTGCGGCGGCGGCAAGCGTTTGCGCGGCGGCGCCGGCCGCGCTGGAGCAATACACGGTGTTGGCCGCGCTGACCCTGAATTTCGCTCGGTTTACCCAATGGCCGGAGGGCGCTAAAACGGATGCCAACGTTCTGAACGTGTGTCTGGTGGGCGATAACGTATTGTTGCAGTCTTTCGATTCGATCGACGGCAAGAACGTCGGCGACCGTGCGATCAAGATCGTCAATTCGGAGCGCTTGCGTAATTTGAATCAATGCCAGATTTTGTTCATCGGTGAGTTGCCGAATAATGTTTTGTTGCAGGTATTTTTAGATACGAAGAACCATCCGGTTTTGACGATGGGAGAAGATGAGGGATTTGTGGAAAACGGCGGTATGGTGGCAATGGTGAATGTAGACGGCAAAATTCAGCTGCACGTCAATCTGGCGGCGGTCAAGGCTTCGGGGCTGAACATCAGTTCCAACCTGTTGCGGCTGGCAAAGATCGTCGGAGACCGTTAG